One genomic region from Thalassotalea sp. PS06 encodes:
- a CDS encoding O-acetyl-ADP-ribose deacetylase, translating into MSGNIEIVQGDITKADTDAIVNAANPMMLGGGGVDGAIHRAAGPALLQECRKVKAINGIRCPFGEARITSAGILNAKYVIHTAGPIYRNEDHPQQVLACCYRNCLELALEHQCQSIAFPAISCGAYGYPLEEAAEIAVKVCSREKYTNIRIQFFLFSDELEQIWKKAISQITDSES; encoded by the coding sequence ATGTCGGGAAATATTGAAATTGTTCAGGGTGATATCACCAAGGCTGACACCGATGCCATTGTTAACGCCGCCAACCCGATGATGTTAGGCGGCGGTGGTGTCGATGGCGCTATTCATCGTGCAGCGGGTCCTGCACTTTTGCAGGAATGTCGGAAAGTGAAAGCGATAAACGGCATTCGCTGTCCATTCGGCGAAGCGAGAATCACATCCGCCGGCATCCTAAACGCCAAATACGTCATACATACTGCAGGACCAATCTACCGAAATGAGGATCACCCCCAGCAGGTATTGGCTTGCTGTTATCGAAATTGTCTCGAATTAGCCTTGGAGCACCAATGCCAGTCTATCGCCTTTCCGGCAATATCCTGCGGCGCTTATGGCTACCCGTTAGAAGAAGCGGCCGAGATAGCAGTGAAAGTTTGCAGTCGGGAAAAATATACCAATATACGCATTCAATTTTTTCTATTTAGTGATGAACTTGAACAAATATGGAAAAAAGCGATTTCCCAAATTACGGACTCCGAGAGCTAA
- a CDS encoding winged helix-turn-helix transcriptional regulator yields the protein MSGKQRTLDRIDLTILDTLQKDGRISNVELAKKVNLSPSPCLDRVKRLESEGYVKRYGAILNAEKLNIPMSAFIQVTLDRTTADVFNDFRDEVVNIKEVAECHMVAGGFDYLLKLRVTSMSNYRDVLGKIVELPGVSQTHTYVVIEKVKEDLGLPII from the coding sequence ATGAGCGGCAAACAACGTACATTGGATCGGATTGATCTTACTATTCTAGACACTCTGCAAAAAGACGGCAGAATTTCCAACGTCGAATTGGCGAAAAAAGTAAATTTGAGCCCTAGCCCTTGTCTCGACCGGGTTAAACGACTGGAATCCGAGGGCTATGTTAAACGTTATGGCGCCATATTAAATGCGGAAAAACTCAATATCCCGATGTCGGCGTTTATTCAGGTAACGCTGGATAGAACCACCGCCGATGTCTTCAATGATTTTCGTGATGAAGTGGTAAATATTAAGGAAGTAGCAGAATGTCATATGGTCGCGGGCGGCTTTGATTACCTGCTTAAACTGAGAGTAACCAGTATGAGCAATTACCGCGATGTTCTTGGGAAAATCGTTGAACTTCCTGGTGTGAGTCAAACTCATACTTACGTGGTTATCGAAAAGGTCAAAGAAGATTTAGGACTGCCAATAATTTAG
- a CDS encoding L,D-transpeptidase family protein, translated as MKRAVLFLVSLLLLSPTLSSFAKEYTLDAEKSRLIGSLTYHTVKKGDYFQKIAEQYDIGFLALMESNPGIDPTRLKPGMVLTIPSQMILPYAERKGIVINLSELRLYYFPEDSNKVHVFPVGIGKIGDSTPTLISTISEKRHKPDWYPTKDKREEYFEEHGEPMAKVIPAGPDNPLGDHALRLGQSVYLIHGTNQRFGIGMRVSSGCIRMYPKDIEWLFNEVDIGTQVKIIDQPIKMAYQKPDMRLIEVHSPLSLENHQQPSLLPFPDGVRNFLGNDPHLLELLEDYIKAPKGIPMQISPGSYANEQEPPEVPEAETL; from the coding sequence TTGAAACGCGCAGTACTTTTTCTTGTTTCGCTGTTACTTCTTTCCCCCACACTTTCTTCCTTCGCCAAAGAATATACTCTGGATGCGGAGAAGAGTCGTTTGATTGGTAGTTTAACCTACCATACAGTGAAAAAAGGCGATTATTTTCAAAAGATTGCCGAGCAATATGATATTGGATTTCTGGCTTTGATGGAATCAAATCCTGGCATTGATCCGACTCGTCTTAAGCCCGGCATGGTTTTGACCATTCCTTCTCAGATGATTCTGCCTTATGCGGAGCGCAAAGGTATTGTCATTAATCTGTCAGAATTACGTTTGTACTATTTTCCCGAGGATAGTAACAAGGTACATGTATTTCCGGTGGGCATCGGCAAAATCGGCGATTCAACCCCGACGCTAATTTCTACCATCAGCGAAAAGCGTCATAAGCCTGACTGGTACCCTACCAAAGACAAACGCGAAGAATATTTCGAAGAACACGGTGAGCCCATGGCAAAAGTCATTCCCGCAGGGCCCGATAACCCTCTTGGCGACCACGCCTTGCGCCTTGGTCAAAGCGTGTACTTAATTCACGGTACCAACCAGCGCTTTGGCATAGGCATGCGGGTCAGCTCAGGCTGTATTCGTATGTACCCGAAAGACATTGAATGGCTGTTTAATGAGGTGGATATTGGCACTCAGGTAAAAATTATCGACCAGCCGATAAAAATGGCTTATCAAAAACCCGATATGCGCCTTATTGAAGTGCACTCGCCATTATCATTGGAAAATCACCAGCAACCGAGTCTGTTACCGTTTCCCGATGGTGTCAGAAACTTCCTGGGTAACGATCCACACCTGTTAGAATTACTGGAAGATTATATTAAAGCGCCGAAAGGCATTCCAATGCAGATTTCTCCGGGCAGCTATGCCAACGAGCAGGAGCCGCCTGAAGTTCCGGAAGCAGAAACCCTGTAA
- a CDS encoding Lpp/OprI family alanine-zipper lipoprotein yields the protein MKNKMMTLAGMVIALGLAGCSSNEMLEKNVADLTMKVDNLSSQVDSLSSEVADLKVQQQQATADAMAAKEMAAEANERVDNVVESYKK from the coding sequence ATGAAAAACAAGATGATGACACTTGCAGGGATGGTGATTGCTCTCGGTCTTGCAGGTTGTTCAAGTAACGAGATGTTGGAGAAAAATGTCGCTGACCTGACCATGAAAGTGGATAACCTTTCATCTCAGGTGGATAGCCTAAGCAGTGAAGTGGCTGACCTTAAGGTCCAGCAACAGCAAGCAACTGCGGATGCGATGGCGGCTAAAGAAATGGCTGCAGAAGCTAATGAACGTGTTGATAACGTTGTAGAATCTTATAAGAAATAA
- the putA gene encoding bifunctional proline dehydrogenase/L-glutamate gamma-semialdehyde dehydrogenase PutA, with protein MLFNGNLITDDPIRQQIRDHYRADENQVLANLLPVAEISSAAKSRAWERARQLVVEIRKEQVGKGGVDALLNEFALSTDEGVVLMCLAEALLRVPDKKTADSLIRDKLAEGDWSAHIGNSESIFVNASSWGLLLTGKMVNYTDKKKKEQFGLLKKTIGRLGEPVIRKAVRYAMQVMGTQFVMGRQIDAAVERAKKTEVKGYTYSYDMLGEGARTMSDADRYFQSYMTAIDAIGKAAKGKGPQNSPGISIKLSAIHPRYDFTHRERVLDELIPRLKQLALAAKSYDIGFTVDAEEADRLDISLDVIGAVFADTDLNGWDGFGIAVQAYQKRALYVIEWVRQQTQKANRQMMVRLVKGAYWDSEIKISQVEGYEDFPVFSRKPSTDVSYQACAKRLLSYRDSIYPQFATHNAYTVATIMEMTDDHTGFEFQRLHGMGESLYDQVVTNDKVSCRVYAPVGEHADLLAYLVRRLLENGANSSFVNNIVDEDIPVESLLQDPVEQVQSWVNKYNPQIPQSIDIYGSERANSKGIDLTNVDQVSVMRENLDNWFSSATSNAAEKVQGAEPVVNPANHDEVIGYLSHLQPEQMTAAVDSAQAAFESWSETPVSERATLLRKTADALEANRDELIALCIKEAGKIPVDGVAEVREAVDFCRYYAARAEDMLPSPALQSRGVVLCISPWNFPLAIFLGQVAAAVVTGNTVVAKPAEQTSLIALRTIELMKEVGMPDNVVVPIIARGSQVGAHVVPDERVQAVMFTGSTETGTWISQKLAERQGHQVPLIAETGGQNCMIVDSTALPEQVVDDVVSSGFQSAGQRCSALRVLFLQEDIADKVINMIKGAMQELHVGDPAMLATDVGPVIDNKAFTALNNHVEYLKDKATLHYQCETPDLGDSGHYFFAPRLYEIADLSVLTKEVFGPCVHVIRYKEKDLEKVIDQVNGTGFGLTMGIHTRIEEKSEYLAKRSRAGNIYVNRNMIGAVVGVQPFGGRGLSGTGPKAGGPMYLSRLVKEVVSQERPQASVNVKELLNASANSNKASVDEIMNQAKADENKWSMTDVQLRSSIVRQLLATLSSNKIVQGQEDDLNTALQAARKQLNIFETALSNPITLPGPTGESNKLYLESRGTLVAVRDSQTSFEYWLVSIVSSLVAGNTVVSAVSDEYLNEAIAIESALQKLGLVKGIFQVVSLGQLPEVTMHPSLAGAICGPQSALVAYLAEQLAARTGAILPVISPEQYDALLHRLVTEKTITIDTTAAGGNASLMTMEDA; from the coding sequence ATGTTATTTAATGGAAATCTAATTACCGACGACCCGATTCGCCAACAAATTCGTGATCATTATCGCGCCGATGAAAACCAGGTTCTTGCCAACCTTTTACCTGTTGCAGAAATTAGTTCGGCGGCAAAATCCCGTGCCTGGGAACGCGCCAGACAACTTGTTGTAGAAATTCGTAAAGAGCAAGTAGGCAAAGGCGGCGTTGACGCTCTATTGAATGAGTTTGCCCTATCAACCGACGAAGGTGTGGTACTTATGTGCCTGGCTGAAGCCTTGTTGCGCGTACCGGATAAAAAGACTGCTGACAGTCTGATCCGCGACAAGCTGGCTGAAGGCGACTGGAGCGCTCACATTGGTAATTCTGAATCGATCTTCGTCAATGCTTCTTCCTGGGGCTTATTACTAACCGGTAAAATGGTGAACTACACCGATAAGAAGAAGAAAGAACAGTTTGGCCTGTTGAAAAAAACCATAGGCCGTCTTGGGGAGCCGGTGATCCGCAAAGCCGTGCGTTATGCAATGCAGGTAATGGGCACCCAATTTGTTATGGGTCGCCAGATTGACGCTGCCGTTGAACGTGCCAAGAAAACTGAGGTCAAAGGCTATACCTATTCATACGATATGTTAGGAGAAGGCGCTCGCACCATGAGCGATGCCGACCGTTACTTCCAAAGCTACATGACGGCAATTGATGCTATTGGTAAAGCTGCAAAAGGTAAAGGTCCGCAAAATAGTCCGGGGATTTCTATTAAGTTATCGGCGATTCACCCTCGTTACGACTTCACTCACCGCGAACGCGTATTGGACGAATTGATTCCGCGCCTGAAACAGCTCGCGCTTGCAGCAAAATCTTATGACATCGGCTTTACTGTTGATGCCGAAGAAGCGGATCGTTTAGATATTTCTTTAGATGTTATTGGCGCCGTGTTTGCCGATACCGACCTTAATGGTTGGGATGGTTTTGGTATTGCCGTCCAGGCCTATCAAAAGCGTGCCCTATATGTCATTGAATGGGTGCGCCAACAAACCCAAAAAGCCAACCGTCAAATGATGGTGCGCCTGGTAAAAGGAGCTTACTGGGATTCTGAAATCAAAATCTCCCAAGTTGAAGGCTATGAAGACTTCCCGGTATTCTCACGCAAGCCTTCAACCGACGTTTCCTACCAAGCCTGTGCCAAACGCCTGCTTAGCTATCGCGATAGCATTTATCCGCAATTTGCGACCCATAATGCATATACGGTAGCGACCATCATGGAAATGACCGATGATCACACTGGATTTGAATTCCAACGCCTGCATGGCATGGGTGAATCTTTGTATGATCAGGTTGTAACTAATGACAAGGTTTCCTGTCGTGTTTACGCGCCAGTCGGTGAACATGCCGACTTGCTTGCTTATCTGGTTCGTCGCCTACTGGAAAACGGTGCCAACAGCTCATTCGTAAACAATATTGTTGATGAAGACATTCCGGTAGAAAGCTTGTTACAGGACCCGGTAGAACAAGTGCAGTCATGGGTTAACAAATACAATCCGCAAATTCCTCAGTCTATCGACATCTATGGCAGCGAACGCGCTAACTCAAAAGGTATCGATTTAACCAATGTTGATCAGGTAAGTGTGATGCGCGAAAACCTGGATAACTGGTTCAGTTCTGCAACTTCCAATGCGGCGGAAAAAGTTCAAGGTGCAGAGCCTGTGGTCAATCCGGCGAATCACGATGAAGTGATTGGTTACCTTTCGCATTTACAACCTGAGCAAATGACAGCCGCGGTTGACAGTGCCCAGGCGGCGTTCGAAAGCTGGTCAGAAACCCCGGTTAGCGAACGTGCTACTTTGTTGCGCAAAACCGCTGATGCATTAGAAGCCAATCGCGATGAGCTCATTGCCCTGTGTATCAAAGAAGCCGGTAAAATTCCGGTCGATGGTGTTGCCGAAGTTCGCGAAGCCGTAGACTTTTGTCGCTATTATGCCGCCCGCGCCGAAGATATGTTGCCATCGCCAGCATTGCAGTCCCGCGGTGTTGTCCTTTGTATCAGTCCATGGAATTTCCCACTAGCCATATTCTTAGGTCAGGTAGCCGCAGCGGTTGTTACTGGTAATACCGTTGTTGCAAAACCGGCCGAACAAACCAGCCTGATTGCCCTTCGCACCATTGAGCTGATGAAAGAAGTGGGTATGCCGGACAATGTTGTAGTTCCGATAATTGCCCGTGGTTCTCAGGTTGGTGCTCATGTGGTTCCTGATGAGAGAGTACAGGCGGTGATGTTTACCGGTTCTACTGAGACCGGTACCTGGATTTCGCAAAAACTAGCAGAGCGCCAGGGGCATCAGGTGCCATTAATTGCCGAAACCGGCGGTCAAAACTGTATGATCGTTGATTCAACCGCACTGCCTGAGCAAGTTGTCGATGATGTTGTTAGCTCTGGTTTCCAAAGTGCCGGTCAACGTTGCTCTGCGCTGCGAGTGCTATTCCTGCAAGAAGATATCGCCGATAAAGTGATCAATATGATCAAAGGCGCAATGCAGGAGTTGCACGTTGGCGATCCAGCCATGCTAGCAACCGACGTAGGCCCGGTGATCGATAACAAGGCGTTCACCGCTTTAAACAATCACGTCGAATATTTAAAAGATAAAGCGACCTTGCATTATCAGTGTGAGACTCCGGATTTAGGTGACAGCGGTCACTATTTCTTTGCACCACGTTTATACGAAATTGCAGATTTATCGGTATTAACCAAAGAAGTCTTTGGTCCTTGCGTGCACGTAATTCGCTATAAAGAAAAAGATCTGGAAAAGGTTATTGACCAGGTAAATGGTACGGGTTTTGGATTAACCATGGGTATTCACACTCGTATCGAAGAGAAGAGCGAATATCTGGCTAAGCGTTCTCGCGCCGGTAACATCTATGTCAACCGTAATATGATTGGTGCGGTAGTAGGTGTACAGCCGTTTGGTGGTCGAGGTCTATCGGGGACTGGTCCTAAGGCCGGTGGCCCTATGTATTTAAGCCGCTTGGTTAAGGAAGTGGTTAGTCAGGAACGGCCTCAGGCGAGCGTTAACGTCAAAGAGCTGCTTAATGCATCAGCAAACAGCAACAAGGCATCAGTAGATGAAATCATGAATCAGGCGAAAGCCGATGAAAACAAATGGTCGATGACAGATGTGCAATTACGTTCATCCATTGTTCGCCAGTTGTTAGCAACCTTATCCAGCAATAAAATTGTTCAGGGTCAGGAAGATGATTTAAATACAGCATTGCAAGCGGCTCGCAAGCAATTAAATATATTTGAAACTGCGCTGAGCAATCCAATTACCTTGCCGGGTCCAACGGGAGAATCGAATAAGCTTTATCTCGAATCCCGAGGTACTTTGGTTGCTGTGCGTGATAGCCAAACCAGCTTTGAATATTGGTTGGTAAGTATTGTTTCGTCCTTGGTTGCGGGTAATACGGTAGTTTCTGCCGTTTCCGATGAATACCTGAATGAAGCGATTGCCATTGAAAGTGCACTGCAAAAGCTTGGATTAGTGAAAGGCATTTTCCAGGTAGTTAGCCTCGGACAATTGCCTGAAGTTACTATGCACCCGTCTTTAGCTGGTGCTATCTGTGGTCCACAAAGCGCTTTAGTTGCTTATTTAGCTGA
- a CDS encoding TetR/AcrR family transcriptional regulator encodes MYHIKQDKRSERSAEKIYQGLNELLQSKKLSEITVSEVCKVSGVGRTTFYRNFDIVTDVLAMKCDLCFKEVLAGFVQQNGFRSFNKINLLRYYISYWISNWKVLDNIVKANRIDIIYKSHLQGSRIIETKFNPNPHLSETERRYFIAMKTGETISILTAWIEGGRKESPEQLFAIVQKFLH; translated from the coding sequence ATGTATCACATCAAACAGGACAAGCGCTCTGAACGTTCTGCGGAAAAAATCTATCAGGGGTTAAATGAGCTTCTTCAATCCAAGAAATTAAGCGAGATTACGGTTAGTGAAGTGTGTAAAGTCTCGGGAGTTGGGAGGACAACTTTTTATCGTAATTTCGACATTGTCACTGATGTTTTAGCTATGAAGTGTGATCTTTGCTTCAAGGAGGTACTTGCGGGATTTGTACAGCAAAATGGTTTTCGTTCCTTTAATAAAATAAACCTGCTCCGATATTACATCAGTTACTGGATTTCAAACTGGAAAGTTCTCGATAATATTGTTAAAGCTAACAGGATCGATATTATCTATAAAAGTCATTTGCAAGGCTCAAGGATTATAGAAACTAAGTTCAATCCCAACCCACATTTATCCGAAACCGAACGAAGATACTTCATAGCTATGAAAACTGGTGAAACAATTAGCATATTAACTGCATGGATCGAAGGTGGGAGAAAGGAAAGCCCAGAGCAACTATTTGCGATTGTCCAAAAATTCCTTCATTAA
- a CDS encoding HXXEE domain-containing protein, whose amino-acid sequence MNKINFQNALLLAPLAYAIHHAEEHFLFNFREWRLQYFADNNPLPTELVFMILTAITLIYLFIHSVAQSKASACSVILFLMATQVVNAFFHLGSSIIFWHFSPGMITGLLLYLPVNILIAIHALKENWLTPRLLGVLFIAGICIFGLFELLGPAPMLFVLIATFIWIALANNRKTGRETHG is encoded by the coding sequence GTGAATAAAATAAACTTTCAAAATGCCCTTTTGCTGGCTCCTCTCGCATATGCAATTCACCATGCGGAGGAACATTTTCTATTCAACTTTAGAGAGTGGCGACTGCAATATTTTGCAGATAATAATCCATTGCCGACAGAACTCGTATTCATGATTTTGACTGCAATTACGTTAATATATCTGTTCATCCACTCAGTAGCACAAAGCAAAGCAAGCGCTTGCTCAGTTATCCTATTTCTGATGGCGACACAGGTTGTAAATGCATTTTTTCATTTGGGAAGTAGTATAATTTTCTGGCACTTCAGTCCGGGGATGATAACCGGATTACTGCTTTACCTTCCCGTTAATATTTTAATCGCCATTCACGCATTAAAAGAAAATTGGCTAACCCCACGCTTATTAGGTGTCTTATTTATTGCTGGAATCTGTATTTTCGGATTATTTGAGTTACTTGGGCCGGCCCCTATGCTTTTTGTTTTAATCGCAACTTTTATTTGGATAGCTCTTGCTAATAACAGAAAAACTGGGCGAGAAACGCATGGTTAA
- a CDS encoding mandelate racemase/muconate lactonizing enzyme family protein produces the protein MKITRVEIFDIHCPKRNVWNPVFVRIHTDEGISGVGEAGLAYDLGHSAAAHMIKEIAEAMLIGFDPFQTELLWSRMLRESFWGLGGGPVIYAAMSAIDTALWDIKGKALNVPVYQLLGGKVNDKLRTYASQLQFDWDSEVNRLNDPADYARATEKALKEGYDAVKVDPIMYDMHGVTHFDRTKLFTNPEMKLFRARLAAIRDAMGEDGDIIFECHSLLGATTAIQLGDMVEEFRCMYYEEPVNYLNSDLHKKVADKVNVPIAGGERLYNRWGIKPYMQDQSIDVLQPDVGLCGGFTETKKVCDYADTFDVRIQAHVCGGPVATAASLHLETALPNFLIHEHHTYAIKDWNRELCVQDLQPVNGYFQVSEEPGLGIELNDEVVYRSPNMEVK, from the coding sequence ATGAAAATTACCCGAGTCGAAATATTTGATATCCATTGCCCAAAACGTAACGTCTGGAATCCGGTGTTTGTCCGCATTCACACCGATGAAGGTATCAGTGGTGTTGGTGAAGCTGGCCTTGCCTATGATCTTGGTCACAGTGCGGCAGCGCATATGATCAAAGAAATTGCCGAAGCAATGCTCATTGGTTTCGACCCGTTTCAGACTGAGCTACTTTGGTCGCGAATGCTTCGCGAAAGCTTCTGGGGCCTAGGTGGCGGTCCGGTAATTTATGCGGCAATGAGTGCCATCGATACCGCGCTTTGGGATATCAAGGGTAAAGCACTGAACGTTCCGGTTTATCAGTTACTGGGTGGCAAGGTAAATGACAAGCTGCGCACCTATGCCAGCCAGCTGCAGTTTGACTGGGATAGTGAAGTAAACCGCTTAAACGATCCTGCCGATTATGCCCGTGCCACGGAGAAAGCTTTGAAAGAAGGTTATGACGCGGTGAAAGTCGATCCAATCATGTATGACATGCATGGCGTTACTCATTTTGATCGCACTAAGTTGTTTACCAATCCTGAGATGAAATTATTCCGTGCTCGCCTGGCCGCGATTCGAGATGCCATGGGGGAAGATGGCGATATTATCTTTGAATGTCACAGCTTGCTCGGCGCAACCACAGCGATCCAGCTTGGCGATATGGTCGAAGAATTCCGTTGTATGTATTACGAAGAGCCGGTCAATTACCTAAATTCCGACTTACACAAGAAAGTTGCCGATAAAGTGAATGTACCGATTGCCGGTGGTGAGCGTCTGTATAATCGTTGGGGTATTAAACCTTATATGCAGGATCAGTCCATCGATGTTCTGCAACCGGATGTTGGTTTATGCGGTGGGTTTACCGAAACTAAAAAGGTATGTGATTATGCCGACACCTTTGATGTGCGCATCCAGGCGCATGTATGTGGTGGTCCTGTAGCAACGGCGGCGTCATTGCACTTAGAAACGGCATTACCGAATTTCCTTATCCACGAACACCACACTTATGCAATTAAAGACTGGAACCGAGAGCTTTGTGTGCAGGACTTACAACCGGTAAATGGTTATTTTCAGGTGAGTGAAGAACCTGGTCTTGGTATCGAGTTAAACGATGAAGTGGTTTACCGCTCGCCGAATATGGAAGTGAAGTAG
- a CDS encoding class II aldolase/adducin family protein has protein sequence MFDLPNRNLKGQVSDAEWQTRVDLAACYQLVAHFGWDDLIYTHISARIPDTEHYLINAFGVAFDEVCASNLVKIDIDGNILDGGPFAINPAGFTIHSAIHEVRHDAGCVLHLHTIPTIAVASQPEGLLPLSQYSMFSIASMAYHEYEGLAVNPAEKKRLQENLGENNHLLLRNHGALTLGPTIGDAFMRMYDLNRACEIQLQMQACGIDSIKVGQDIIDNIYAQAKVVHTGTTGGQKAWPAMLRKAYRINPDFVK, from the coding sequence GTGTTTGATTTACCAAATAGAAATTTAAAAGGGCAGGTGAGTGATGCCGAATGGCAGACCCGTGTTGATTTGGCTGCCTGTTATCAGCTTGTCGCTCATTTTGGTTGGGATGATTTGATTTACACCCATATATCGGCTCGCATACCCGATACCGAACATTATCTAATTAATGCATTCGGTGTTGCCTTTGATGAAGTCTGTGCCTCAAACCTGGTCAAGATAGATATCGACGGTAATATTCTCGACGGTGGGCCATTTGCCATTAATCCTGCCGGATTTACTATCCACAGTGCCATCCACGAAGTGCGCCATGACGCCGGTTGTGTTTTACACCTGCATACCATTCCCACTATCGCGGTTGCCAGTCAACCTGAAGGATTACTGCCTCTGAGTCAGTATTCGATGTTTTCCATCGCTTCTATGGCTTATCACGAATATGAAGGATTAGCGGTAAATCCTGCAGAGAAAAAACGCTTGCAGGAAAACCTTGGCGAGAATAACCACCTACTGTTGAGAAACCATGGCGCATTAACCTTAGGCCCGACTATCGGTGATGCCTTTATGCGTATGTATGATTTAAATCGTGCCTGTGAAATTCAACTGCAAATGCAGGCCTGCGGCATCGACAGTATTAAAGTTGGTCAGGACATTATTGATAACATTTATGCCCAGGCAAAAGTGGTTCACACCGGTACTACCGGTGGACAAAAGGCTTGGCCGGCGATGTTGCGTAAGGCTTACCGAATTAATCCAGATTTTGTGAAGTAG